Proteins co-encoded in one Cynocephalus volans isolate mCynVol1 chromosome 11, mCynVol1.pri, whole genome shotgun sequence genomic window:
- the LOC134391381 gene encoding high mobility group protein B1-like: MGKGDPKKPRGKMSSYAFFVQTCREEHKKKHPDASVNFSEFSKKCSERWKTMSAKEKGKFEDMAKADKARYEREMKTYIPPKGETKKKFKDPNAPKRPPSAFFLFCSEYRPKIKGEHPSLSIGDVAKKLGEMWNNTAADDKQPYEKKAAKLKEKYEKDIAAYQAKGKPDAAKKGVVKAEKSKKKKEEEEDDEDEEDEEEEEDEEDEEEEEDDDDE, from the coding sequence atgggcaaaggagatcCTAAGAAGCCGAGAGGCAAAATGTCATCATATGCATTCTTTGTGCAAACTTGTCGGGAGGAGCACAAGAAGAAGCACCCAGATGCTTCAGTCAACTTCTCAGAGTTTTCTAAGAAGTGCTCAGAGAGGTGGAAGACCATGTCtgctaaagagaaaggaaaatttgaagacaTGGCAAAGGCGGACAAGGCCCgttatgaaagagaaatgaaaacctatatcCCTCCTAAaggggaaacaaaaaagaagttcAAGGATCCCAATGCACCCAAGAGGCCTCCTTCGgcctttttcttgttctgttctgAGTATCGCCCCAAAATCAAAGGAGAGCATCCCAGCCTATCCATTGGCGATGTTGCAAAGAAACTGGGAGAGATGTGGAACAACACTGCTGCAGATGATAAGCAGCCTTATGAAAAGAAGGCGGctaaactgaaggaaaaatatgaaaaggataTTGCTGCATACCAAGCTAAAGGAAAGCCTGATGCAGCAAAAAAGGGAGTTGTCAAGgctgaaaaaagcaagaaaaagaaggaagaggaggaagacgaCGAGGAtgaagaggatgaggaggaagaggaagacgaagaagatgaagaggaagaggaagatgatgatgatgaataa